The following are encoded together in the Acidobacteriota bacterium genome:
- a CDS encoding long-chain fatty acid--CoA ligase: protein MTLRSDRPRPWLDHYDYWVPRHTNYPRRPLYEILRRAAAERPELPATTFLGADLTFGELKEQVDRLATALARLGIVPGDRIGIMLPNCPPYVIGVFAVLRLGATVVNINPAFTPPEVGFILRDSGVRMVLTLDVLAPVLSALKPGTALETILITALSEYSPAATPPAAAPDVMRLADLIAGATESDLPRVAIDADVDVAVLQYTGGTTGVPKAAMLTHRNIFANTIQTELWHSRSIERGQDRFLLVIPYFHIYGLTVGMMRGIWQSARQILIPKYDVEAVLAALRDYRPTYFPAVPTIFVSLLNHPRLREFHLDRVGTYNSGSAPLPVEVLEKFERQVNVTLNEGYGLSEASPVTHSTPHLARRKPGSIGLPMPDTDLKIVDLETGTRELPIGEEGELCVSGPQVMKGYWNRPDETAIALRADADGVVWLHTGDVARLDEDGYTFIVQRKKDMMIVDGYNVYPSEVEAALYTHPAVMEAAAYGVPHGYHGEVVKVAVVLKPGQAAVPDELRAHCASRLAEYKRPRVIEIRASLPKSTVGKVLYTKLRAEAAVPNA, encoded by the coding sequence ATGACTCTCCGCTCCGATCGTCCACGGCCGTGGCTCGACCACTACGACTACTGGGTGCCGCGCCACACCAATTACCCGCGGCGGCCGCTGTACGAGATCTTGCGGCGAGCGGCGGCGGAGCGCCCCGAACTGCCGGCGACAACGTTTCTCGGTGCGGACCTGACGTTTGGCGAGCTGAAGGAGCAGGTCGATCGACTGGCCACGGCGCTGGCGCGCCTGGGAATCGTGCCAGGCGACCGCATCGGCATCATGCTGCCGAACTGCCCGCCGTATGTGATTGGCGTGTTCGCCGTCCTGCGATTGGGCGCCACCGTCGTCAACATCAACCCTGCGTTTACGCCGCCCGAGGTCGGCTTCATTCTGCGCGATTCGGGTGTGCGGATGGTCCTGACCCTGGACGTGCTGGCGCCGGTGTTGTCGGCGCTGAAGCCGGGCACGGCGCTCGAGACTATCCTGATCACGGCGCTCAGCGAGTATTCGCCAGCGGCCACTCCGCCGGCCGCCGCGCCGGACGTGATGCGCCTGGCGGATCTGATCGCCGGTGCCACCGAGAGCGATCTGCCTCGCGTGGCCATTGATGCGGATGTGGACGTGGCGGTGCTGCAATACACGGGCGGCACGACGGGCGTGCCGAAGGCCGCGATGCTGACCCACCGCAACATCTTCGCCAACACCATCCAGACCGAGTTGTGGCATTCCCGCAGCATCGAGCGTGGGCAGGATCGCTTCCTGCTGGTGATCCCGTATTTTCACATCTACGGCCTGACGGTCGGCATGATGCGTGGGATCTGGCAAAGCGCGCGGCAGATCCTGATCCCCAAGTACGACGTCGAGGCCGTGCTGGCGGCGTTGCGCGATTACCGGCCGACCTACTTCCCGGCGGTGCCGACGATCTTCGTCTCGCTGCTCAATCATCCGCGCCTGCGCGAGTTCCACCTCGATCGGGTCGGCACCTACAACAGCGGCTCGGCGCCATTGCCGGTCGAGGTGCTGGAGAAGTTCGAGCGCCAGGTCAACGTGACCCTGAACGAAGGCTATGGGTTGTCAGAGGCGTCGCCGGTCACCCATTCGACCCCGCACCTGGCCCGCCGCAAGCCGGGCAGCATCGGCCTGCCCATGCCGGACACCGACCTCAAGATTGTCGATCTCGAGACCGGCACGCGGGAGTTGCCGATCGGCGAGGAAGGCGAGTTGTGCGTGTCGGGGCCGCAGGTGATGAAGGGCTACTGGAATCGCCCTGACGAAACCGCCATCGCGCTGCGCGCCGACGCCGATGGCGTGGTCTGGCTGCACACCGGCGACGTCGCGCGTCTGGACGAGGACGGCTACACTTTCATCGTGCAGCGCAAGAAGGACATGATGATCGTCGACGGCTACAACGTGTATCCGTCAGAGGTCGAAGCGGCGCTCTACACGCATCCGGCGGTGATGGAGGCGGCAGCGTACGGAGTGCCGCACGGCTATCACGGCGAGGTGGTCAAGGTGGCCGTGGTGCTGAAGCCGGGGCAGGCGGCCGTGCCCGACGAACTGCGCGCCCACTGCGCCAGCCGGCTCGCCGAATACAAGCGGCCGCGCGTGATCGAGATCCGTGCGAGCCTGCCGAAGTCAACCGTGGGCAAAGTGCTCTACACCAAACTGCGAGCCGAGGCGGCCGTCCCGAATGCTTGA
- a CDS encoding glucose 1-dehydrogenase, whose amino-acid sequence MTARPLSSLFDLTGRVAIVTGGSRGLGEEMAEGLAEAGAALMLCARREQWLTPTLDRFQGRGFRVDGLVCDVTQPEQVQAVVDQTMSVFGRVDILVNNAGVTWGEAPETMPFDKWQRVIDANLTGAFLFSQAAGREMLKQQYGRIINIASVAGLQGSVHGAHYAGYAASKAGLMGLTRELAASWGRSGIRVNAIAPGFFHSRLADPAIGQAEPQIKATSPIPRVGEAGELKGVAVFLAADASNYITGQTIVVDGGRTIT is encoded by the coding sequence ATGACGGCACGGCCCTTGAGCAGCCTGTTCGATCTCACCGGCCGCGTCGCCATCGTGACCGGCGGTTCGCGCGGCCTGGGTGAAGAGATGGCCGAGGGCCTCGCTGAAGCCGGTGCCGCGCTCATGCTGTGCGCCCGTCGCGAACAGTGGCTGACGCCGACCTTGGACCGGTTCCAGGGCCGTGGCTTCCGGGTTGACGGACTGGTCTGCGATGTGACCCAGCCGGAACAGGTGCAGGCGGTCGTTGACCAGACGATGTCGGTCTTCGGGCGCGTTGACATTCTCGTGAACAACGCCGGCGTCACGTGGGGCGAGGCTCCGGAAACGATGCCGTTCGACAAGTGGCAGCGAGTGATCGACGCCAACCTGACTGGCGCATTCCTCTTCTCGCAAGCCGCCGGCCGCGAGATGCTGAAGCAGCAGTATGGGCGGATCATCAACATCGCGTCGGTCGCGGGCTTGCAGGGGTCGGTCCACGGCGCGCACTACGCCGGCTACGCGGCCAGCAAGGCCGGGTTGATGGGGCTGACGCGCGAGTTGGCGGCGTCGTGGGGCAGGAGCGGCATTCGCGTGAATGCCATTGCGCCGGGCTTCTTCCATTCGCGCCTCGCCGATCCCGCGATCGGCCAGGCCGAGCCGCAGATCAAGGCGACCAGTCCCATTCCGAGGGTGGGCGAGGCCGGCGAGCTGAAGGGCGTCGCCGTGTTTCTTGCGGCCGACGCGTCGAACTACATCACCGGCCAGACCATCGTGGTCGATGGCGGGCGGACGATCACGTGA